One genomic window of Polyodon spathula isolate WHYD16114869_AA chromosome 8, ASM1765450v1, whole genome shotgun sequence includes the following:
- the LOC121320128 gene encoding src substrate cortactin-like: MWKSVVGHNVSVKAEAEGDDWDTDPDFVNDVSEQEQRWGAKTIEGSGRSEHFSVHQLREHVSKEHEEKKKKEMAEGPKASYGYGGKFGVEKDRMDKVAMGHGYVAEVDKHSSQTDAAQGFGGKYGVQKDRIDKTVPALFVTSVFSHHLSPPPPLSCSDYSKGFGGKYGVEREKVDKAALGYDYKAETEKHESQKDYSKGFGGKYGVEREKVDKAALGYDYKAETEKHESQKDYSKGFGGKYGVERDKVDKAALGYDYKAETEKHESQKDYTKGFGGRYGVQTDRMDKGAASFTEMEAPTSSYQKTQPVEASSSGASSLKARFENMAKATGEEDRRRAEEERARRQAREKREQEEARKRQQQEAELSTREEEEEPPAPKAPAIPSSRAPQAPPALPERRREVPEPVPEPESEPESEPCYRQVEEQEDPEYEEPPDLPPRLVEMPSTKEEEEEEEPGVYEDVSVLTSTDTAAENEYEEAPAGLCAVALYDYQGEGDDEISFDPDDIIRGIEIVDESWWKGQCRGRVGLFPATYVELMQ, from the exons atGTGGAAGTCTGTGGTGGGACACAACGTCAGTGTGAAAGCGGAGGCGGAGGGGGACGACTGGGACACGGATCCTGATTTTGTG AACGATGTGTCCGAGCAGGAGCAGCGATGGGGTGCGAAGACCATCGAGGGATCGGGGCGCAGCGAGCACTTCAG TGTGCACCAGTTGCGGGAGCACGTGTCGAAGGAGcacgaggagaagaagaagaaggagatgGCGGAGGGGCCCAAAGCCTCGTACGGATACGGGGGCAAGTTTGGGGTAGAGAAAGATCGCATGGACAAG GTTGCCATGGGGCACGGCTACGTGGCAGAGGTGGACAAGCACTCCTCTCAGACCGACGCGGCTCAAGGGTTCGGGGGGAAGTACGGGGTGCAGAAGGATCGCATTGACAAG ACTGTCCCTGCACTGTTTGTGACCTCTGTGTTCTCCCAccatctctctccccctccccctctctcctgttCAGATTACTCAAAGGGCTTTGGAGGGAAGTACGGTGTGGAGCGAGAAAAGGTGGATAAAGCAGCATTGGGGTACGACTACAaggcagagacagagaaacaCGAGTCCCAGAAAG ATTACTCAAAGGGCTTTGGAGGGAAGTACGGTGTGGAGCGAGAAAAGGTGGATAAAGCAGCATTGGGGTACGACTACAaggcagagacagagaaacaCGAGTCCCAGAAAG ATTACTCAAAGGGCTTTGGAGGGAAGTACGGTGTGGAGCGAGACAAGGTGGATAAAGCAGCTCTGGGGTACGACTACAaggcagagacagagaaacaCGAGTCCCAAAAAG ATTACACCAAGGGTTTTGGGGGGCGCTATGGTGTGCAGACAGACCGCATGGATAAG GGCGCCGCCTCCTTCACTGAGATGGAGGCACCAACGTCCTCCTATCAGAAAACCCAGCCCGTCGAGGCAT CGAGCAGCGGGGCCAGCAGTCTGAAGGCACGCTTTGAGAACATGGCCAAGGCGACGGGCGAGGAGGACCGCCGGAGAGCCGAGGAGGAGCGAGCGAGGAGACAGGCCCGTgagaagagagagcaggaggaggCACGCAAGAGACAGCAG cAGGAAGCAGAGTTGAGcaccagagaggaggaggaggagcctcctGCTCCAAAAGCCCCTGCCATACCATCCTCAAGAGCCCCGCAGGCGCCTCCAGCACTGCCCGAGAGACGAAGAGAGGTGCCTGAGCCAGTGCCTGAACCAGAGTCTGAACCAGAGTCTGAACCCTGCTACAGGCAGGTGGAGGAGCAG GAGGACCCTGAGTACGAGGAGCCCCCCGATCTGCCCCCACGCTTGGTGGAGATGCCCAGCacgaaggaggaggaggaggaggaggaaccgggaGTCTACGAGGATGTTTCAGTACTCACAAGCACTGACACAG CTGCAGAGAATGAGTACGAGGAGGCTCCAGCAGGCCTGTGTGCAGTGGCTCTCTATGATTACCAGGGAG AGGGCGATGATGAGATCTCCTTCGACCCGGACGACATCATCAGAGGCATTGAGATTGTGGACGAGTCGTGGTGGAAGGGGCAATGCCGCGGCCGTGTTGGGCTGTTTCCTGCCACATACGTGGAGCTCATGCAGTGA